A part of Rhodospirillales bacterium RIFCSPLOWO2_02_FULL_58_16 genomic DNA contains:
- a CDS encoding aminoacyl-tRNA hydrolase: protein MLLAVGLGNPGKDYAGNRHNIGFMAADSIVSRHGFGPFRARFQGKAAEGSIDGVKVIVLKPMTYMNESGRSLAEACRFYKIGPENVIVLHDEIDLEAGRIRLKDGGGHAGHNGLRSIHDHLGPHYRRLRMGVGHPGAKDEVVRHVLKDFSKADKAWLDPLLDAIAEYFGLLATGDNAGFLNKVALAVRPQKPKKKGEDGNGL, encoded by the coding sequence GTGCTGTTGGCGGTCGGCCTCGGCAATCCCGGCAAAGACTACGCCGGGAATCGCCACAACATCGGGTTCATGGCGGCGGACAGCATCGTCAGCCGCCATGGATTCGGGCCTTTTCGCGCCAGATTTCAGGGCAAGGCCGCCGAAGGATCAATCGACGGCGTCAAGGTGATTGTGCTTAAGCCTATGACCTATATGAACGAATCGGGACGCTCCCTGGCCGAGGCCTGTCGTTTCTACAAGATAGGCCCCGAAAATGTCATCGTGCTGCATGACGAGATCGACCTGGAGGCCGGACGCATCCGCCTGAAAGACGGCGGCGGCCACGCCGGCCACAACGGTCTGCGCAGCATCCACGATCATCTCGGCCCTCACTACAGGCGGTTGAGGATGGGCGTCGGCCATCCCGGCGCCAAGGATGAGGTCGTCCGCCATGTGCTGAAGGATTTCTCCAAAGCCGACAAGGCGTGGCTTGACCCGCTGCTGGACGCAATCGCTGAATACTTCGGACTGCTGGCGACGGGCGACAATGCCGGATTTTTAAACAAGGTGGCGCTGGCCGTCAGGCCGCAAAAGCCTAAAAAGAAAGGCGAAGACGGCAATGGGCTTTAA
- a CDS encoding redox-regulated ATPase YchF, whose protein sequence is MGFNCGIVGLPNVGKSTLFNALTQTAQAEASNFPFCTIEPNKGRVSVPDERLDRIAAIGKSAKVVPTTLEFIDIAGLVRGASKGEGLGNQFLANIREVDAIVHVLRCFVDDNITHVENAIDPLRDAETVETELMLADMDSLEKRIDPLTKKTRGGDKKAITTLTLVERALAELRDGRPARGLEIDEADRKAFKELQLLTAKPVLYVCNVEEKAAAAGNELSRRVAERAAEDGAKCVVISAKIEEEVAQLTGREEREEFLEALGLKETGLARIIKAGYSLLGMITFFTVGPKEARAWTVPSGAKAPQAAGVIHGDFERGFIRAETIAYDDFIACGGEQGAKEAGKARQEGKEYVTKDGDIMLFRFNV, encoded by the coding sequence ATGGGCTTTAACTGCGGCATCGTCGGACTGCCCAATGTCGGCAAGTCCACCCTGTTTAACGCCCTCACCCAGACCGCCCAGGCCGAGGCGTCCAACTTCCCGTTCTGCACTATCGAGCCTAACAAGGGCCGGGTGTCGGTGCCGGACGAACGCCTTGATCGTATCGCCGCCATCGGCAAATCGGCCAAGGTCGTCCCCACTACGCTGGAATTCATCGATATCGCCGGTCTGGTCAGGGGCGCCAGCAAGGGCGAAGGCCTGGGCAATCAGTTTCTCGCCAATATCCGCGAGGTTGACGCCATCGTTCATGTGCTGCGCTGCTTCGTTGACGACAACATCACCCATGTGGAGAACGCCATCGATCCGCTGCGCGACGCCGAAACGGTGGAGACCGAGTTGATGCTGGCCGACATGGACAGCCTTGAAAAGCGCATTGACCCGTTGACCAAAAAAACACGCGGCGGCGACAAGAAAGCGATAACCACCCTTACCCTTGTCGAACGCGCCCTGGCGGAACTACGCGACGGTCGCCCGGCGCGCGGGCTTGAAATCGACGAAGCGGATCGCAAGGCTTTTAAGGAACTGCAACTGCTGACCGCCAAGCCCGTGCTTTATGTTTGCAACGTCGAGGAGAAGGCCGCCGCCGCCGGCAACGAGCTTTCGCGCCGGGTCGCCGAGCGGGCGGCCGAGGACGGCGCCAAGTGCGTGGTAATCTCGGCCAAAATCGAGGAAGAAGTGGCGCAACTGACCGGCCGGGAGGAACGGGAGGAGTTCCTGGAAGCCCTCGGCCTGAAAGAAACCGGGCTGGCCCGCATCATCAAAGCCGGCTACTCCTTGCTCGGGATGATCACTTTTTTTACCGTCGGCCCCAAGGAAGCCCGCGCCTGGACCGTTCCTTCGGGGGCCAAGGCCCCCCAGGCGGCCGGCGTTATTCACGGCGATTTCGAGCGCGGCTTCATCCGCGCCGAGACCATTGCCTATGATGATTTTATCGCCTGCGGCGGCGAACAGGGGGCCAAGGAGGCCGGCAAAGCGCGCCAGGAAGGCAAGGAATATGTGACCAAAGACGGCGACATCATGCTGTTCCGGTTTAACGTTTAG
- a CDS encoding 50S ribosomal protein L25/general stress protein Ctc, producing MAQANSMTAEIRERAGKGAARATRRAGRVPAVIYGNKQPPMLISLDPVELKQQVRRLSFFTRIFELKVKDDTHRVLAREIQLDPVTDHPVHVDFMRFSATTRLNVEVKVNFINMELCPGLKAGGVLNVVRRTVELICAAESIPESITADIAGLGIGSSLHISDIKLPEGVRPAIADRDFTIATIAAPTVLPTAEEEAAEKEGAADEKAEGEAAPEGE from the coding sequence ATGGCGCAAGCAAACAGCATGACCGCCGAGATACGCGAACGGGCAGGTAAGGGGGCAGCCCGCGCCACACGTCGCGCCGGCCGCGTGCCGGCCGTCATCTACGGCAACAAGCAACCCCCGATGTTAATCTCGCTGGACCCCGTCGAGCTGAAACAACAGGTTCGCAGACTAAGTTTTTTCACCCGCATCTTCGAGCTTAAGGTGAAAGACGACACCCATCGGGTGCTGGCCCGTGAAATTCAGTTGGACCCCGTCACCGACCACCCTGTCCACGTTGACTTCATGCGTTTCAGCGCCACCACCAGGCTCAACGTCGAAGTCAAAGTGAACTTCATTAATATGGAGTTGTGTCCGGGCCTGAAAGCGGGAGGCGTCCTTAACGTGGTGCGCCGCACCGTGGAATTGATTTGCGCCGCCGAGAGCATCCCTGAAAGCATCACCGCCGATATCGCCGGTCTGGGAATCGGAAGCAGTCTTCACATCAGCGACATCAAACTGCCCGAAGGCGTGCGCCCGGCGATCGCCGACCGTGATTTCACCATCGCCACCATCGCCGCGCCGACCGTTCTGCCGACCGCCGAGGAAGAAGCGGCGGAAAAGGAAGGCGCCGCAGACGAGAAAGCCGAAGGCGAGGCTGCGCCGGAAGGCGAATAA
- a CDS encoding phosphoribosylpyrophosphate synthetase has translation MKIIACNSNLPLAGAISSHLDLPLADACIRRFSDMEVFVEIHENVRGEDIFVIQSTSFPANDHLMELLVTLDALKRGSARRITAVIPYFGYARQDRKSGPRTPISAKLVANLITIAGADRVLTIDLHAGQIQGFFDIPVDNLYGAPVFIKDIRERYAGHELVIVSPDVGGVIRARAIAKPLNADLAIIDKRRERAGASEVMHIIGDVEGRRCLMIDDIVDSAGTLCNAGVALMEAGASEVSAYVTHGVLSGGAVARVAASPLSVMITTDSIQATEEVNASKSIKHLTIAPLMAEAIRRISEESSVSSLFNMTTFDANRI, from the coding sequence ATGAAAATTATCGCCTGTAACAGCAATTTGCCTTTGGCCGGGGCGATTTCGTCACACCTTGACTTGCCGCTTGCCGACGCCTGCATCCGTCGTTTCTCGGACATGGAAGTGTTCGTCGAGATTCACGAAAACGTGCGCGGCGAGGATATTTTCGTCATCCAGTCAACGTCATTTCCCGCCAATGACCATCTGATGGAATTGCTGGTGACTCTGGACGCCCTGAAAAGAGGCTCGGCCCGGCGCATTACCGCCGTCATCCCCTACTTCGGATACGCCCGCCAGGATCGCAAGTCGGGACCGCGCACCCCCATATCGGCAAAGCTGGTGGCCAATCTGATAACCATAGCCGGCGCCGACAGGGTGCTGACCATTGACCTGCACGCCGGCCAGATACAGGGCTTTTTTGATATTCCGGTGGACAACCTTTATGGAGCGCCGGTGTTCATCAAGGACATCAGGGAACGCTACGCCGGTCATGAATTGGTGATCGTGTCGCCCGATGTCGGCGGCGTCATCAGGGCGCGCGCCATCGCCAAGCCTTTGAACGCCGATCTGGCCATCATTGACAAACGCCGCGAACGCGCCGGAGCCTCGGAGGTAATGCATATTATCGGCGACGTTGAAGGGCGCCGATGCCTGATGATCGACGATATCGTCGACTCCGCCGGTACGCTGTGTAATGCCGGCGTCGCCCTTATGGAAGCTGGCGCGTCCGAGGTTTCAGCCTACGTTACTCACGGCGTATTGTCCGGCGGCGCCGTGGCGCGGGTGGCGGCTTCGCCGCTCAGCGTCATGATCACCACCGACAGCATTCAGGCCACCGAGGAAGTGAACGCTTCAAAATCCATCAAACACCTGACTATTGCGCCGCTTATGGCCGAGGCTATTCGCCGCATCAGCGAGGAGTCCTCCGTTTCAAGCTTGTTTAACATGACAACTTTTGATGCAAATCGCATATAA
- a CDS encoding molybdate ABC transporter substrate-binding protein: MALLRASATAALIVAASAEASIAKVTIFATASTAGPVGEIIRLFNAKGSGSAVASFASSSTLAQQIVHGAPADIYLSASPQWMDYLAAQKAIEPSSRLDLLANRLVLIAPADSAMTARIAPSFPLLPALAGGMLAMGDPDHVPAGIYGKAALISLGAWDSVSGRVAGTQDVRAALALVEHGEAAAGIVYATDALLADRVRVIADFPPSSHPPIIYPVAIIAGRDSPEVRDFFALLKSGDAAAIFTKHGFIVLHRLLP; this comes from the coding sequence ATGGCGCTGTTGCGCGCATCGGCGACGGCGGCATTGATCGTCGCTGCTTCGGCGGAAGCAAGCATCGCTAAAGTCACCATTTTCGCCACCGCCAGCACCGCCGGACCGGTTGGCGAGATCATCCGGTTGTTTAACGCCAAAGGTTCCGGCTCGGCGGTCGCCTCCTTCGCTTCCAGTTCAACCCTGGCGCAACAGATCGTTCACGGCGCCCCGGCGGATATCTATCTATCGGCCAGTCCCCAATGGATGGACTATCTGGCCGCCCAGAAGGCCATTGAGCCTTCCTCCCGTCTCGATTTGCTCGCCAACCGGCTGGTGCTGATTGCTCCGGCCGACAGCGCGATGACGGCGCGGATTGCGCCCTCGTTCCCCCTTCTGCCGGCGCTGGCGGGCGGGATGCTGGCCATGGGCGACCCCGATCATGTCCCCGCCGGCATTTATGGCAAGGCGGCGCTGATCAGTCTCGGTGCGTGGGACTCTGTCTCGGGCCGCGTGGCCGGAACACAGGACGTAAGGGCCGCTCTGGCTCTGGTCGAGCATGGCGAGGCCGCCGCCGGCATCGTCTACGCCACCGACGCCCTGCTTGCCGACCGAGTGCGCGTAATCGCCGATTTCCCCCCGTCAAGCCATCCGCCCATCATTTACCCGGTCGCCATAATCGCCGGGAGAGACAGTCCCGAGGTGCGTGATTTTTTTGCGTTACTGAAATCAGGCGACGCCGCCGCCATTTTCACCAAGCACGGTTTCATTGTGCTTCACCGCCTGTTGCCTTAA
- a CDS encoding cold-shock protein, with amino-acid sequence MTTGTVKWFNPTKGYGFIEPGDGSRDAFVHISAVERAGLTTLNEGQKVEFELVPGQNGKSSAENLVVLD; translated from the coding sequence ATGACTACTGGTACAGTAAAATGGTTCAACCCCACCAAGGGTTATGGCTTTATCGAACCGGGTGACGGCTCCAGGGATGCGTTCGTTCACATTTCTGCCGTTGAACGCGCCGGATTGACGACCCTCAACGAAGGTCAGAAGGTCGAGTTTGAACTCGTCCCCGGCCAGAATGGTAAATCCTCGGCGGAAAATCTCGTCGTTCTCGACTAG
- a CDS encoding aminotransferase, producing the protein MSALAAEHGAINLGQGFPDEDGPSEILEKAAEALLQGPNQYPPLMGIAELRRAIADHDRRFYGIEADWNAEVMVTSGAGEAIAACLLGLINPGDEVVMIEPLYDSYLPMVRRAGGIPKLVRMEPPRWELPRAALAEAFSDRTRLIILNSPHNPAGKVFNGDELDFIAGLLQTHNAYAVCDEVYEHLTFDGVLHLPLMTKEGMRERCLRIGSAGKTFSVTGWKVGYVVACPALLAPVAKAHQFITFTVPPHLQKAAAFGLRLDDAYFTRLASGLRIRHDLLAQGLTAAGFKVLPSAGTYFLTADFSRLGFAGSDEDFCRHITVKAGVTAVPMSAFYDGDKVNNFVRFCFYKREEVLTEASARLGRCFA; encoded by the coding sequence ATGAGCGCCCTGGCGGCCGAGCATGGGGCCATCAATCTCGGGCAGGGCTTTCCCGACGAGGACGGGCCGTCGGAAATTCTGGAGAAAGCCGCCGAGGCGTTGTTGCAAGGCCCCAACCAGTATCCGCCGCTGATGGGCATTGCGGAGTTGCGCCGGGCGATAGCCGATCACGACCGGCGCTTTTACGGCATCGAGGCGGATTGGAACGCCGAGGTGATGGTGACCTCGGGGGCCGGCGAGGCCATCGCCGCCTGCCTGCTGGGGCTGATCAATCCCGGCGACGAGGTGGTGATGATCGAACCCCTGTATGATTCCTACCTGCCGATGGTGCGCCGCGCCGGCGGCATTCCAAAACTGGTTCGCATGGAGCCTCCGCGCTGGGAACTGCCGCGTGCGGCGCTGGCCGAGGCTTTCTCCGACCGCACCAGGCTGATTATTCTGAACTCGCCGCACAACCCGGCGGGCAAGGTGTTCAACGGCGATGAACTGGACTTCATCGCCGGTCTGCTGCAAACCCATAACGCCTACGCCGTCTGCGACGAAGTATATGAGCACCTGACGTTTGACGGCGTTCTTCATCTGCCGCTGATGACCAAGGAAGGAATGCGGGAGCGCTGCCTGCGCATCGGCTCCGCCGGCAAGACCTTCTCGGTGACCGGCTGGAAAGTCGGGTATGTAGTCGCATGTCCCGCCTTGCTGGCGCCGGTGGCCAAGGCTCACCAGTTTATCACCTTCACCGTTCCTCCCCACCTGCAAAAGGCGGCGGCTTTCGGCTTGCGTCTGGATGACGCCTATTTCACGCGGTTGGCGTCCGGCTTGCGGATTCGTCACGACTTGTTGGCGCAGGGGTTGACGGCGGCGGGATTCAAGGTTTTGCCTTCGGCGGGAACCTATTTCCTTACCGCCGATTTCAGTCGGCTGGGGTTCGCCGGCTCGGACGAGGATTTCTGCCGTCACATCACGGTGAAGGCGGGAGTCACTGCGGTGCCGATGAGCGCTTTTTACGATGGAGATAAGGTTAATAATTTCGTCCGCTTCTGCTTTTACAAGCGCGAGGAAGTGCTAACCGAGGCCTCGGCGCGTCTCGGGCGCTGCTTCGCCTGA